One window from the genome of Cucumis melo cultivar AY chromosome 12, USDA_Cmelo_AY_1.0, whole genome shotgun sequence encodes:
- the LOC103482975 gene encoding homeobox-leucine zipper protein HAT5-like isoform X2 — MAGRRVYGGGDGGSISGGSSNHSVLLQNCGGSFASEPLNALFLSGSSSSSSPSLLGSRSMMSFEDIRGGNGSNRSFFCPLDSEDNGDEDLDDYFHHPEKKRRLTVDQVRFLEKSFETENKLEPERKVQLAKDLGLQPRQVAIWFQNRRARWKTKQLEKDYEALQSSYGSLKVDYENLLKEKDSLKAEILLLTDKLLHKEKERGNSVLSEVDKFGEELPHNLVADSNLEDEVSKSSKLGCKQEDISSVKSDIFDSDSPHYTDGVHSSLLEPGDSSYSFDPDQSDLSQDEEDNLGRNLLPPYIFPKLEDVDYSDPPTSSCNFVFPIEDNALWSWS; from the exons ATGGCGGGCCGGAGAGTCTACGGCGGCGGCGACGGTGGTAGTATAAGTGGTGGTTCTTCTAATCATAGTGTTTTACTTCAGAATTGTGGTGGGTCTTTTGCTTCTGAGCCTCTTAATGCTCTGTTCCTTTCTgggtcttcttcttcttcctcccctTCTCTGCTTG GTTCAAGATCCATGATGAGTTTCGAAGATATTCGTGGAGGAAACGGATCGAATAGATCGTTCTTTTGCCCGTTAGATAGTGAAGATAATGGGGATGAAGACTTGGATGATTACTTCCATCACCCTGAAAAAAAGAGGCGTTTAACCGTTGATCAAGTCCGGTTCCTCGAGAAAAGTTTCGAGACCGAGAACAAGCTCGAGCCAGAAAGGAAAGTTCAATTAGCAAAGGACCTTGGTCTGCAGCCTCGTCAGGTTGCTATATGGTTTCAAAATCGCCGAGCTCGGTGGAAAACTAAACAGCTGGAGAAGGACTATGAGGCTCTTCAATCCAGCTATGGAAGCCTTAAGGTTGACTATGAAAACCTACTCAAGGAGAAGGATTCACTAAAAGCTgag ATTCTTCTCCTGACAGACAAACTGCtacacaaagaaaaagaaagaggaaactCTGTGCTGTCTGAAGTTGACAAATTTGGTGAAGAATTACCACACAATCTGGTTGCTGATTCAAATTTGGAGGATGAAGTTTCCAAATCTTCAAAGCTGGGTTGTAAGCAAGAGGACATCAGTTCAGTCAAAAGTGATATATTTGATTCAGATAGCCCACACTATACTGATGGGGTTCATTCTTCACTCCTAGAGCCTGGAGATTCTTCCTATAGTTTCGATCCTGATCAGTCCGACTTATCGCAAGACGAAGAAGATAACTTGGGAAGGAATCTATTGCCCCCTTATATCTTCCCAAAGCTCGAAGATGTCGATTACTCTGACCCGCCCACGAGTTCTTGTAATTTTGTATTCCCCATTGAAGACAATGCCCTTTGGTCCTGGTCTTAG
- the LOC103482975 gene encoding homeobox-leucine zipper protein HAT5-like isoform X1, producing the protein MAGRRVYGGGDGGSISGGSSNHSVLLQNCGGSFASEPLNALFLSGSSSSSSPSLLDCSGVGSRSMMSFEDIRGGNGSNRSFFCPLDSEDNGDEDLDDYFHHPEKKRRLTVDQVRFLEKSFETENKLEPERKVQLAKDLGLQPRQVAIWFQNRRARWKTKQLEKDYEALQSSYGSLKVDYENLLKEKDSLKAEILLLTDKLLHKEKERGNSVLSEVDKFGEELPHNLVADSNLEDEVSKSSKLGCKQEDISSVKSDIFDSDSPHYTDGVHSSLLEPGDSSYSFDPDQSDLSQDEEDNLGRNLLPPYIFPKLEDVDYSDPPTSSCNFVFPIEDNALWSWS; encoded by the exons ATGGCGGGCCGGAGAGTCTACGGCGGCGGCGACGGTGGTAGTATAAGTGGTGGTTCTTCTAATCATAGTGTTTTACTTCAGAATTGTGGTGGGTCTTTTGCTTCTGAGCCTCTTAATGCTCTGTTCCTTTCTgggtcttcttcttcttcctcccctTCTCTGCTTG ATTGTTCTGGTGTAGGTTCAAGATCCATGATGAGTTTCGAAGATATTCGTGGAGGAAACGGATCGAATAGATCGTTCTTTTGCCCGTTAGATAGTGAAGATAATGGGGATGAAGACTTGGATGATTACTTCCATCACCCTGAAAAAAAGAGGCGTTTAACCGTTGATCAAGTCCGGTTCCTCGAGAAAAGTTTCGAGACCGAGAACAAGCTCGAGCCAGAAAGGAAAGTTCAATTAGCAAAGGACCTTGGTCTGCAGCCTCGTCAGGTTGCTATATGGTTTCAAAATCGCCGAGCTCGGTGGAAAACTAAACAGCTGGAGAAGGACTATGAGGCTCTTCAATCCAGCTATGGAAGCCTTAAGGTTGACTATGAAAACCTACTCAAGGAGAAGGATTCACTAAAAGCTgag ATTCTTCTCCTGACAGACAAACTGCtacacaaagaaaaagaaagaggaaactCTGTGCTGTCTGAAGTTGACAAATTTGGTGAAGAATTACCACACAATCTGGTTGCTGATTCAAATTTGGAGGATGAAGTTTCCAAATCTTCAAAGCTGGGTTGTAAGCAAGAGGACATCAGTTCAGTCAAAAGTGATATATTTGATTCAGATAGCCCACACTATACTGATGGGGTTCATTCTTCACTCCTAGAGCCTGGAGATTCTTCCTATAGTTTCGATCCTGATCAGTCCGACTTATCGCAAGACGAAGAAGATAACTTGGGAAGGAATCTATTGCCCCCTTATATCTTCCCAAAGCTCGAAGATGTCGATTACTCTGACCCGCCCACGAGTTCTTGTAATTTTGTATTCCCCATTGAAGACAATGCCCTTTGGTCCTGGTCTTAG
- the LOC103482961 gene encoding uncharacterized protein LOC103482961, whose product MAVITSHSPSSSTASLSHLPNRFSISRIHHISNHPRRPFPSSRSNPLTIVAMAPQKKVNKYDDAWEKKWFGAGIFYESAEDVEVDVFKKLETKKVLSNVEKAGLLSKAEELGVTLSSIEKLGVFSKAEELGLLSLLEKVASSSPSALASLALPILVAALVAIVVIPDDSVALVALQAVVGGGLALGAAGLLVGSVVLGGLQEAD is encoded by the exons ATGGCGGTGATCACTTCACATTCTCCATCTTCCTCCACTGCTTCTCTCTCTCACCTTCCCAACCGTTTCTCCATTTCCAGAATCCACCACATCTCTAACCATCCCCGTCGTCCCTTTCCTTCTTCCAGATCCAATCCACTCACCATCGTCGCCATGGCCCCTCAGAAGAAG GTGAACAAATATGACGATGCTTGGGAGAAGAAATGGTTTGGAGCTGGAATTTTTTACGAGAGTGCGGAGGATGTGGAAGTGGATGTGTTCAAGAAGCTTGAGACTAAGAAAGTTCTTAGCAATGTTGAAAAAGCAGGGTTGTTATCGAAGGCGGAGGAATTAGGGGTTACGCTTTCTTCCATTGAGAAATTGGGGGTTTTCTCTAAAGCTGAAGAATTAGGGCTTCTTAGCTTGCTCGAGAAAGTTGCGAGTTCTTCTCCCTCCGCTTTGGCTTCTCTTGCACTGCCCATTTTGGTTGCGGCGCTGGTGGCGATTGTTGTAATTCCCGATGATTCGGTGGCCCTTGTGGCGTTGCAGGCGGTGGTCGGCGGTGGATTGGCGCTTGGGGCTGCCGGATTGTTAGTTGGATCTGTGGTGCTGGGTGGGCTGCAAGAAGCTGATTGA
- the LOC103482967 gene encoding protein PXR1: MGETSEEKHEGKVEKKEKKDKEKHGEGEDEEKKKKKKEKNPADKKDPTKLRQKLEKLEAKMQALAVKKEEILKLLHEAEQNPPPPS, encoded by the coding sequence ATGGGAGAAACGTCAGAAGAGAAGCACGAGGGTAAGGtagagaagaaggagaagaaagataaagagaagcatggagaaggagaagatgaagagaaaaagaagaagaagaaagagaaaaacccTGCAGATAAGAAAGATCCTACAAAACTAAGACAAAAGCTTGAGAAGCTTGAAGCCAAAATGCAGGCTTTGGCTGTAAAGAAAGAAGAGATCTTGAAATTGCTCCATGAAGCTGAACAGAATCCACCACCTCCCTCTTGA
- the LOC103482952 gene encoding protein QUIRKY, whose product MTTPPPPQPQSQPPPQPPPSPSPLPPVKTVRKLVVEVADARNLLPKDGQGSSSPYVVADFDGQRKRTATKFRELNPVWNEPLEFIVSDPDNMDYEELDIEVFNDKRYGNGSGRKNHFLGRVKLYGSQFAKRGDEGLVYYQLEKKSVFSWIRGEIGLRICYYDELVEEAPPPPPPQEEQPPPPTEKPKTPEAVVEEVRMFELPPQGEVGRDDSNSPPVVVIEESPRQEMPVHSEPPPPEVNGPPPGEGQFAPEMRRMQSNRAAGFGEGIRVLRRPNGDYSPRVINKKYMAETERIHPYDLVEPMQYLFIRIVKARNLAPNERPYLQIRTSGHFVKSDPANHRPGEPTESPEWNRVFALRHSRLDTANTTLEIAVWDTASEQFLGGVCFDLSDVPVRDPPDSPLAPQWYRLEGGAGDQQPSKISGDIQLSVWIGTQADDAFPEAWCSDAPHVAHTRSKVYQSPKLWYLRVSVIEAQDLHIASNLPPLTAPEIRVKAQLSFQSARTRRGSMNNHSASFHWNEDLVFVASEPLEDSLILLVEDRTSKEAVLLGHVMIPVDTVEQRFDERYVAAKWYSLEGGNGGETYSGRIYLRLCLEGGYHVLDEAAHVCSDFRPTAKQLWKPAVGILELGILGARGLLPMKTKDPGKGSTDAYCVAKYGKKWVRTRTMTDSFDPRWNEQYTWQVYDPCTVLTVGVFDNWRMYSDASEDKPDYHIGKVRIRVSTLESNKIYTNSYPLLVLQRTGLKKMGEIELAVRFACPALLPDTCAVYGQPLLPRMHYLRPLGVAQQEALRRAATKMVATWLGRSEPPLGSEVVRYMLDADSHAWSMRKSKANWFRIVAVLAWAVGLAKWLDDIRRWRNPITTMLVHILYLVLVWYPDLIVPTGFLYVFLIGVWYYRFRPKIPAGMDTRLSHAEAVDPDELDEEFDTIPSSKPPDIIRVRYDRLRILAARVQTVLGDLATQGERVQALVSWRDPRATKLFIGVCFAITLILYAVPPKMVAVALGFYYLRHPMFRDPMPSASLNFFRRLPSLSDRLM is encoded by the coding sequence ATGACGACGCCACCACCGCCACAGCCACAGTCACAGCCACCGCCACAACCGCCGCCATCGCCGTCGCCATTGCCGCCGGTCAAGACAGTTAGAAAGCTTGTTGTGGAAGTTGCCGATGCTCGCAACCTTCTTCCTAAAGATGGCCAAGGAAGCTCCAGTCCGTACGTCGTCGCTGATTTTGATGGCCAGAGGAAGCGTACAGCCACTAAGTTTCGTGAGCTCAATCCTGTATGGAACGAGCCGCTGGAATTTATTGTATCTGATCCTGATAATATGGACTACGAGGAGCTTGATATCGAAGTTTTCAATGATAAGAGGTACGGCAATGGGAGTGGCCGGAAGAATCACTTCTTGGGGAGGGTGAAGCTGTATGGAAGTCAGTTTGCGAAGAGAGGGGATGAAGGTTTGGTTTACTATCAATTGGAGAAGAAGAGCGTGTTCAGCTGGATTAGAGGCGAAATTGGGCTTAGAATCTGTTACTACGATGAGTTGGTGGAAGAAGCTCCGCCGCCGCCTCCGCCGCAGGAGGAGCAACCACCTCCTCCAACTGAGAAGCCTAAAACTCCGGAAGCTGTAGTCGAGGAAGTGAGGATGTTCGAGCTTCCGCCACAGGGGGAGGTCGGTCGCGATGATTCGAATTCACCGCCGGTGGTGGTCATAGAGGAGTCGCCGCGGCAGGAGATGCCGGTACATTCTGAGCCACCACCGCCGGAGGTAAATGGTCCTCCGCCAGGGGAGGGGCAATTTGCACCGGAAATGAGAAGGATGCAGAGTAACAGAGCAGCAGGATTCGGGGAAGGGATTAGGGTTTTGAGAAGGCCGAATGGAGATTATTCTCCGAGAGTAATCAATAAGAAATACATGGCTGAGACGGAGAGGATTCATCCATATGATCTTGTGGAGCCGATGCAGTACCTCTTCATCCGAATTGTGAAAGCCAGAAATCTCGCTCCTAATGAGCGCCCTTACTTACAGATTCGCACATCAGGCCATTTCGTGAAATCGGATCCAGCTAATCATCGGCCTGGTGAACCGACTGAGTCGCCGGAATGGAACCGTGTCTTTGCCCTCCGTCATAGCAGGCTTGATACGGCAAATACAACGCTGGAGATTGCCGTCTGGGATACGGCTTCGGAGCAGTTCCTCGGCGGCGTTTGCTTTGATCTTTCCGATGTACCAGTACGAGATCCGCCCGATAGCCCTCTGGCCCCTCAGTGGTACCGCCTCGAAGGCGGCGCCGGAGATCAACAACCATCCAAAATATCTGGTGACATTCAGCTCTCTGTTTGGATCGGAACTCAAGCCGACGACGCATTTCCAGAAGCTTGGTGCTCCGATGCGCCACACGTGGCTCATACACGCTCGAAGGTCTATCAATCTCCCAAGCTATGGTACTTGCGAGTATCAGTGATAGAAGCGCAGGATCTTCACATTGCTTCAAATCTGCCTCCATTAACGGCACCGGAAATTCGAGTCAAAGCGCAACTGAGTTTTCAGTCGGCTCGGACCAGGCGAGGTTCCATGAACAACCACAGCGCCTCATTTCACTGGAACGAGGACCTTGTCTTCGTCGCCAGTGAGCCTCTTGAAGATTCCCTGATCTTACTTGTTGAAGACCGAACAAGCAAGGAGGCCGTACTCCTCGGCCACGTCATGATTCCAGTGGACACAGTGGAACAGCGGTTCGATGAGCGATATGTGGCAGCGAAATGGTATTCCTTAGAAGGCGGCAATGGTGGTGAAACATACAGCGGCAGAATCTATCTCCGACTCTGTTTGGAGGGTGGATATCACGTGCTAGATGAGGCGGCACACGTGTGCAGCGATTTCCGTCCAACGGCGAAGCAACTGTGGAAGCCGGCTGTTGGAATTCTGGAGCTGGGgattctcggagcacgagggtTGCTTCCGATGAAGACGAAAGATCCGGGGAAGGGGTCCACTGACGCTTACTGTGTCGCGAAGTACGGGAAAAAGTGGGTCCGAACCAGAACGATGACGGACAGCTTTGATCCACGTTGGAACGAACAGTACACGTGGCAGGTTTATGACCCTTGCACTGTTCTCACCGTTGGCGTCTTCGACAACTGGCGAATGTACTCGGACGCGTCGGAGGACAAGCCCGATTACCACATTGGAAAAGTTAGGATTCGGGTGTCAACCCTCGAAAGCAACAAAATCTACACAAACTCGTATCCTCTGTTGGTATTGCAGAGAACAGGGTTGAAGAAAATGGGTGAGATTGAGCTAGCCGTCCGGTTCGCTTGTCCGGCATTATTGCCGGATACATGTGCAGTTTATGGCCAGCCATTACTTCCAAGAATGCACTATCTCCGTCCTCTAGGGGTGGCTCAACAGGAGGCTTTACGCAGAGCCGCCACAAAGATGGTGGCAACTTGGCTAGGCCGGTCGGAGCCACCATTGGGCTCGGAGGTGGTTCGATACATGTTGGATGCAGATTCACACGCTTGGAGTATGAGAAAAAGCAAGGCGAATTGGTTTAGAATTGTGGCAGTTTTGGCATGGGCGGTTGGATTGGCCAAATGGTTGGATGATATCCGAAGATGGAGGAACCCCATCACCACAATGCTTGTTCATATACTGTATTTAGTGCTCGTTTGGTACCCGGATTTGATTGTCCCAACTGGGTTTCTATACGTGTTCTTAATTGGAGTGTGGTACTACCGATTCAGACCGAAGATACCCGCTGGAATGGACACTCGGCTGTCGCATGCTGAGGCAGTGGATCCAGACGAACTAGACGAGGAATTCGACACAATTCCGAGCTCAAAGCCACCGGATATAATCCGGGTAAGGTACGATCGACTAAGGATACTAGCTGCTAGAGTCCAAACAGTGTTGGGGGATCTTGCAACTCAAGGTGAGAGGGTACAAGCGTTGGTCAGTTGGAGGGACCCTCGAGCCACAAAGCTGTTCATTGGGGTATGTTTCGCCATCACATTGATCCTCTATGCGGTGCCGCCGAAAATGGTGGCAGTTGCGCTCGGATTCTACTACTTACGTCACCCCATGTTCCGGGATCCTATGCCATCGGCGAGTCTGAACTTTTTCCGACGACTTCCGAGCCTATCGGACCGGTTAATGTAG